One Halomonas sp. M4R1S46 genomic window carries:
- a CDS encoding DUF2218 domain-containing protein: MPISRAQIATESGEKLLERLCKHWAHKLEVEQQGNEGRVSFEDGSCLLWAEPDRLQVAVEALDEEGLDRLEGVVASHLERMAGDEALQIVWEN; this comes from the coding sequence ATGCCGATATCACGTGCCCAGATCGCCACCGAATCCGGCGAGAAGCTGCTCGAGCGACTGTGCAAGCACTGGGCCCACAAGCTCGAGGTGGAGCAGCAGGGCAACGAGGGGCGGGTCAGCTTCGAGGATGGCTCCTGCCTGCTGTGGGCCGAGCCGGACAGGCTGCAGGTGGCCGTCGAGGCCCTGGACGAGGAGGGCCTGGATCGCCTGGAGGGCGTGGTCGCCAGTCACCTGGAGCGCATGGCCGGCGACGAGGCCCTGCAGATCGTCTGGGAAAATTGA
- a CDS encoding DMT family transporter — MSGEAPTVRTAHLGMLLWALLVGLSFPAVGLMSALPPFSLTALRFAIACLGLGWLVRRVPGAWPGWRALPLFAAMGLCLAGFFGAMFWAAHYATALSMATLYVTVPLLAYGLGLGAGVERLAWRLPAILALGATGALGLAFAEALERGGALRFGVGEAVFFLGCLCSALYPVLSKWGLTRGVLPASAAVRTFWSLGLGGVLIGLLGLAVEPVGRLATMSWRDGLLLVYLGLFSSALTFWLMQRATAVLTPGAITAYGYLVPFVSMLLLFVEMPSRLGWVWLPGSALVLLAIGLLLCHDPAAD; from the coding sequence TTGAGCGGCGAGGCGCCGACGGTCCGCACCGCCCATCTGGGCATGCTGCTGTGGGCGTTGCTGGTGGGGCTGTCGTTCCCCGCCGTGGGGCTGATGAGTGCGCTGCCGCCGTTCTCGCTCACCGCGCTGCGTTTCGCCATCGCCTGCCTGGGCCTGGGGTGGCTGGTCCGCCGGGTGCCGGGTGCCTGGCCGGGCTGGCGGGCACTGCCGCTGTTCGCCGCCATGGGGCTGTGCCTGGCCGGCTTCTTCGGCGCCATGTTCTGGGCGGCCCATTACGCCACGGCGCTGTCCATGGCCACCCTCTACGTGACCGTGCCGCTGCTCGCCTACGGCCTGGGCCTGGGGGCCGGCGTCGAGCGGCTGGCCTGGCGACTGCCGGCGATCCTCGCCCTGGGCGCGACGGGGGCCCTGGGGCTGGCCTTCGCCGAGGCGCTGGAGCGCGGTGGCGCGCTGCGCTTCGGGGTGGGCGAGGCGGTGTTCTTCCTCGGCTGCCTGTGCTCGGCCCTCTACCCGGTGCTCAGCAAGTGGGGCCTGACCCGGGGCGTGCTGCCCGCCTCGGCGGCGGTGCGCACCTTCTGGAGCCTGGGGCTCGGCGGAGTGCTGATCGGCCTGCTGGGCCTGGCGGTGGAGCCGGTGGGCCGGCTCGCCACCATGAGCTGGCGCGATGGCCTGCTGCTGGTCTACCTGGGGCTCTTCTCCAGCGCCCTGACCTTCTGGCTGATGCAGCGGGCCACCGCGGTGCTGACCCCCGGCGCCATCACCGCCTACGGCTACCTGGTGCCCTTCGTCTCGATGCTGCTGCTGTTCGTCGAGATGCCCTCGCGCCTCGGCTGGGTCTGGCTGCCCGGCAGCGCCCTGGTGCTGCTGGCCATCGGCCTGCTGCTGTGCCATGACCCGGCGGCCGACTGA